Proteins encoded together in one Chryseobacterium sp. G0201 window:
- a CDS encoding FISUMP domain-containing protein: MKKIFITVILCIGSILFGQIGIGTAQPQSSAMLEVFSTSKGFLPPRLTITQRDSIENKIGGLTIYNTDLNCMQYWNTTKWIGDCSQSPVVGIITSIDCANVTNNGTLISGIAASGVSSVIPYTGGNGGVYPAASFNSTGVTGLIASLPSGVLNTGNGNFVFDITGIPSSAGTATFTITVAGQSCSFTVPVTASTAIVGSLTCGSAVFSPASFTSGTNYNGTLKVPYTGGNGGNYSQISFTNNGLTFTLPAGTLGNGNGNLVYNVTGIPMSAGTISIPISFGGQSCNVTATVAKGSTVILPGNPKGWMRHNLGANTSLDPDVPVQGIHGNYYQWGRPTVVANASTPVPPISGWNTAIAPNNSWQDGAKTANDPCPSGFRIPTYEQFTNLINNNASSNVGAWSIPTDPTNFGAAKAFGSGSNILTLPIAGIRSEANGELSGRASNGVYWSSTQIGTTYSYYLSLQIHAPLVSTFIRPYGMSIRCIAE, translated from the coding sequence AAAGGCTTTCTTCCTCCTAGACTAACTATAACACAAAGGGATAGTATCGAAAATAAAATTGGCGGACTTACAATTTACAATACGGATCTAAATTGTATGCAATATTGGAACACAACAAAATGGATAGGAGACTGTTCTCAGAGCCCTGTAGTAGGAATTATTACCAGCATTGATTGTGCTAATGTAACTAACAATGGAACTTTAATCAGTGGAATTGCGGCTTCAGGAGTATCATCTGTAATTCCTTATACAGGGGGAAACGGAGGTGTATATCCTGCTGCTAGCTTCAACTCAACGGGTGTTACCGGACTTATTGCCAGCCTTCCAAGTGGTGTATTAAATACAGGAAACGGAAATTTTGTATTTGATATTACAGGAATCCCATCATCTGCAGGCACTGCAACTTTCACGATAACTGTAGCGGGGCAGAGCTGCAGCTTTACGGTTCCTGTAACGGCTTCTACGGCTATTGTAGGTTCTCTTACTTGTGGTTCTGCGGTATTTTCACCTGCTTCTTTTACCTCTGGAACAAACTATAATGGCACATTAAAAGTACCTTATACTGGAGGTAATGGAGGAAACTATTCTCAGATATCTTTCACCAACAACGGACTTACCTTTACTCTTCCTGCCGGAACATTAGGAAACGGAAATGGGAATCTGGTATACAATGTTACTGGTATACCAATGAGTGCAGGAACTATTAGTATTCCTATCTCATTTGGAGGGCAATCTTGTAATGTCACAGCTACAGTAGCGAAAGGATCTACCGTGATACTACCCGGAAATCCTAAGGGTTGGATGAGACATAACCTTGGAGCTAATACGAGTCTTGATCCCGATGTGCCTGTTCAAGGGATACACGGTAACTATTACCAATGGGGTAGACCTACTGTTGTAGCGAATGCAAGTACTCCTGTCCCACCTATTAGTGGCTGGAATACTGCCATTGCTCCTAACAATTCATGGCAGGACGGGGCTAAAACTGCTAACGATCCATGTCCTTCTGGTTTCCGTATACCTACCTACGAGCAATTTACCAACCTGATAAACAACAATGCCTCAAGCAATGTGGGAGCTTGGAGCATTCCTACTGATCCTACTAACTTTGGAGCTGCAAAGGCATTTGGAAGTGGAAGCAATATACTGACATTGCCTATCGCCGGAATTCGTAGCGAAGCTAATGGCGAACTGTCTGGTCGTGCTAGTAACGGTGTCTATTGGAGTAGTACTCAGATCGGGACTACCTACTCTTACTACCTGAGCCTTCAAATCCATGCTCCTCTTGTAAGCACCTTCATCCGTCCCTACGGTATGAGTATTCGTTGTATCGCAGAATAG
- a CDS encoding peroxiredoxin family protein has protein sequence MIYIKILLTTILTMVCLTVKAQKIEMYFPHFAGKTYDFIIFQGSGTKTVIQDTIPSDGRFTLTVPKENAPYTGMSRWLITGTQQGGGLDMLIPGHDFAVSCTEIIPDNKNIIYTGNTEIPQLNDLYTKQQGIFAKYDAMLQARKAFGADDKNYPLFDTEYQKQMKAYEAFQNELKKINNYPAKFTNIVNITQGIGTQIVDSKEQKAKNIAHYIVQDMDWQTLYTSGHWAGIISSWIDVHSMIINDPQQFKADFLTVSSKIQNPKNYTDFVQAVANALTRNGKDELIKMITPVVVKSGKVLSYERASAVYLSGIEGTQAKDLILTEGSSKENSKILKSTDFAGKDYTKTLLLFYHSGCGNCETLLVELKKNYEKLKSENIHIIALSSDTDLSVFKNKAKDFPWKDSYADGEGANGENFKNYGVTGTPTLFLIDNQGKIILRTASLDNVLSKLN, from the coding sequence ATGATCTATATAAAAATACTTTTAACAACTATCTTAACGATGGTATGTTTAACGGTAAAAGCACAGAAAATTGAAATGTATTTCCCTCATTTTGCAGGAAAAACATATGATTTTATCATCTTCCAAGGAAGCGGCACAAAAACAGTGATACAGGATACAATTCCTTCTGACGGAAGATTTACTTTAACAGTACCAAAAGAAAATGCTCCTTATACAGGAATGAGCAGATGGCTCATCACTGGAACGCAACAGGGTGGTGGACTTGATATGCTTATCCCTGGCCATGACTTTGCGGTAAGCTGCACTGAAATAATACCGGATAACAAAAATATCATCTATACTGGAAACACAGAAATTCCACAACTTAACGATCTATATACAAAACAACAGGGGATCTTTGCTAAATATGATGCCATGCTTCAGGCCAGAAAAGCATTTGGTGCTGATGATAAGAACTACCCTCTTTTTGATACTGAGTACCAAAAACAGATGAAAGCCTACGAAGCTTTTCAGAATGAGCTGAAGAAAATAAACAATTACCCGGCAAAATTTACCAATATCGTTAATATCACACAGGGAATCGGTACCCAAATCGTTGATTCCAAAGAACAGAAAGCGAAGAATATTGCCCATTATATTGTACAGGACATGGATTGGCAGACCTTATATACTTCAGGACATTGGGCTGGGATTATATCCTCATGGATAGATGTTCATTCCATGATAATTAATGATCCTCAACAGTTTAAAGCAGATTTTTTAACGGTAAGTAGTAAAATTCAAAACCCTAAAAACTATACGGATTTTGTACAGGCTGTTGCCAATGCATTGACAAGAAACGGAAAGGATGAGCTTATTAAAATGATTACTCCTGTCGTAGTGAAGTCAGGAAAAGTTTTATCATACGAAAGAGCATCGGCTGTCTATTTGTCAGGAATAGAAGGTACGCAGGCCAAAGATCTTATCCTTACAGAAGGATCAAGCAAAGAGAACTCCAAAATTCTTAAAAGCACTGATTTTGCGGGAAAAGATTACACCAAAACCCTGCTTCTTTTTTATCACTCAGGATGCGGAAACTGCGAAACACTTCTGGTAGAGCTTAAAAAAAACTATGAAAAGCTAAAGAGTGAGAATATACATATTATTGCCTTATCATCAGATACAGACCTTTCAGTTTTTAAAAATAAAGCCAAGGATTTCCCATGGAAAGATTCATACGCTGATGGTGAAGGAGCAAACGGAGAAAACTTTAAAAACTACGGGGTTACGGGAACACCAACTTTATTCCTTATTGACAACCAAGGAAAAATAATACTGCGTACAGCATCATTGGATAATGTACTATCTAAATTAAATTAA
- a CDS encoding VIT domain-containing protein produces the protein MKNICLTLLLFFPMLYWAQIPIIETPDKKGGFENNNKVILQKLKIDTKITGGISTNVITMVFKNNSNRLMEGRLTFPLPEGVNVSGYALDINGKLLNAVPVEKEKAKEVFETIQKRNVDPGILEKVEGNNFRTRIYPINANGGERTIQISYNYELKKQGSNYQYFLPLNYSTQIPEFNIKTSVFQNTVSPQLEEKPDGSFNFVKNGNVWVAETHKINYKPTQNLKINFPQTDGNQNVLIQKASGNSSYFLADLGVDPKEKAKKLPNKLAIIWDNSLSGSKRDHTKEFTLLEEYFKVNKNLSVKIYFLNNSFDEGKSFKINEGNWNELKSYLSQVTYDGGTDFGQLKSVKEDEVLFFTDGLSSFGDLKLTINNPVYTISSSNNANFNQLKFISNKTGGEFLNLSENDPKKEVRKLLYQSLKFIGIENNSSLTEVYPSLAQTISQDFVLTGIVKGNQATVKVLFGYGNEVAEAKTISLDVNKQSVTDWEISQFWAQKKLNELEIFEKENKNEIKNISRQFGLVSNNMSLMVLENVQDYVRYEINPPSELREEYNRIVKNNQAQKDIRVNDLMAKAEVMTENLKKWWNTDFEKKPKVYPKPTETIENRSNTQNIRDSIRSENSIEEVVVMGYSKRVTRSMATSSSVSVSSEPVSNNALPASLQGRVQGITIRGAGSVRGDLRSKEIAETIIQKGKITTIDVKSDAAYMKFFESAKNSEDIYHTYLDHRKDYAETPQYYFDVAQLFFKINDKKTGLKVLSSIADLDIENEELYKLLAYKLKQAEVYDKELWISKKVLEWRPFDPQSYRDYALALEDSKDYQGALDNLYKILNQSYTREMATRDNGIEETIIMEINELISNHRNELDLKNINPKIIADLPMNIRVVINWNKDNTDIDLWVTDPNSEGCIYSHKSTEIGGRLSDDFTGGFGPEQFLLKKAIKGKYKIKTNFFNENQVSIAGATAIMAEVFINYASGKQERKIVVFQNKNEADTSNRDGVLIGEFEF, from the coding sequence ATGAAGAATATATGCCTGACACTTTTGCTGTTTTTCCCAATGCTATATTGGGCGCAAATACCAATAATTGAAACACCTGATAAAAAAGGAGGATTTGAGAATAATAATAAGGTTATTCTTCAGAAGCTCAAGATTGATACCAAAATTACGGGTGGAATTTCCACCAACGTTATCACAATGGTTTTTAAAAACAACTCGAACCGATTAATGGAAGGTCGACTGACTTTCCCGCTTCCGGAAGGAGTAAATGTAAGCGGATATGCTTTGGATATCAATGGAAAACTGCTAAATGCCGTTCCCGTAGAAAAAGAAAAAGCAAAGGAAGTTTTTGAAACCATTCAGAAAAGAAATGTGGACCCCGGAATTTTAGAAAAAGTGGAAGGTAACAATTTCCGTACAAGAATTTATCCTATCAATGCAAATGGAGGAGAAAGAACTATTCAGATCTCGTATAATTATGAACTTAAAAAACAGGGAAGTAATTACCAATATTTTTTACCGCTTAATTATTCCACTCAAATTCCTGAGTTTAACATAAAAACGAGCGTTTTTCAGAATACGGTTTCTCCGCAACTGGAAGAAAAGCCTGATGGAAGTTTTAATTTTGTTAAAAACGGAAATGTTTGGGTGGCCGAAACTCACAAAATCAATTATAAACCAACTCAAAATCTGAAAATTAATTTTCCTCAAACTGATGGAAATCAGAATGTATTGATTCAGAAAGCTTCGGGTAATTCATCATATTTTCTTGCTGATTTAGGTGTTGATCCCAAAGAAAAAGCAAAGAAATTGCCTAATAAACTAGCAATCATTTGGGATAATTCTTTAAGCGGATCAAAACGAGATCATACTAAAGAATTTACTTTATTGGAAGAGTATTTTAAAGTAAATAAAAATCTTTCCGTGAAAATTTATTTCCTTAATAATTCATTTGATGAAGGAAAAAGTTTTAAAATAAACGAAGGAAACTGGAACGAATTAAAATCATATTTATCTCAAGTCACCTACGACGGCGGAACCGATTTCGGACAATTGAAATCAGTAAAAGAAGATGAGGTTTTGTTTTTCACAGATGGTTTGTCTTCTTTTGGAGATCTAAAACTGACGATTAATAATCCTGTTTACACAATTTCTTCTTCCAATAATGCGAATTTTAATCAATTAAAATTTATCAGTAATAAAACAGGAGGTGAATTTTTAAATTTAAGTGAAAATGATCCTAAAAAAGAAGTCCGTAAACTGTTGTATCAGTCTTTAAAATTCATTGGAATTGAAAATAATTCTTCATTGACGGAAGTTTACCCTTCATTGGCACAAACTATTTCGCAGGATTTTGTATTGACAGGTATTGTAAAAGGAAATCAAGCAACAGTAAAAGTTTTATTTGGTTATGGAAATGAAGTAGCAGAAGCAAAAACGATTTCTTTAGATGTGAATAAACAATCCGTAACAGATTGGGAGATCTCACAATTTTGGGCTCAGAAAAAGCTGAACGAACTGGAAATTTTTGAGAAAGAAAATAAAAATGAGATCAAAAATATCAGTCGGCAATTTGGTTTGGTGAGCAACAACATGAGTTTAATGGTGTTGGAAAATGTACAGGATTATGTTCGATATGAAATAAATCCGCCATCTGAACTGCGAGAAGAATACAATCGAATCGTAAAAAACAATCAGGCTCAAAAAGATATTCGCGTCAATGATTTAATGGCAAAAGCGGAAGTAATGACCGAAAATCTTAAAAAATGGTGGAATACGGATTTTGAAAAGAAACCAAAAGTTTATCCAAAGCCAACTGAAACCATTGAAAATAGAAGCAATACTCAAAATATTAGAGATTCTATTCGATCTGAAAATAGCATCGAAGAAGTTGTGGTGATGGGATATTCAAAAAGGGTAACTCGAAGTATGGCAACTTCAAGCTCCGTTAGCGTAAGTTCAGAACCTGTTTCCAATAATGCATTGCCAGCAAGTTTGCAAGGCAGAGTTCAAGGAATAACTATAAGAGGAGCTGGTTCTGTGCGTGGAGATCTAAGGAGTAAAGAAATAGCTGAAACAATCATTCAAAAAGGAAAAATTACAACGATAGATGTAAAATCCGACGCTGCCTACATGAAGTTTTTTGAGTCGGCTAAAAATTCAGAAGATATCTACCATACGTATCTTGATCATAGAAAAGATTACGCTGAAACGCCACAATATTATTTTGATGTAGCTCAGTTGTTTTTCAAAATCAATGATAAGAAAACAGGGTTAAAAGTATTGAGTTCTATCGCTGATTTGGATATTGAAAATGAAGAATTATACAAATTATTAGCTTACAAATTAAAGCAGGCTGAGGTATACGATAAAGAACTTTGGATCAGTAAAAAAGTATTGGAATGGCGACCATTCGATCCTCAAAGTTACAGAGATTATGCGCTGGCTTTGGAAGATAGCAAAGACTATCAGGGCGCTTTAGACAATTTATATAAAATTTTAAATCAGTCATACACTCGTGAAATGGCCACTCGTGATAACGGAATTGAAGAAACCATCATCATGGAGATCAATGAACTGATCAGCAATCACAGAAATGAGTTAGATCTTAAAAATATCAATCCTAAGATCATTGCAGATCTGCCTATGAATATCCGTGTGGTGATCAACTGGAACAAAGACAATACAGACATCGATCTTTGGGTAACAGATCCTAACAGTGAAGGTTGCATATATTCTCATAAATCAACGGAGATTGGCGGAAGATTGAGTGATGATTTTACGGGAGGTTTCGGACCGGAGCAGTTTTTACTGAAAAAAGCCATCAAAGGAAAATATAAAATTAAAACTAATTTCTTTAATGAAAATCAAGTAAGTATTGCGGGGGCAACAGCAATTATGGCCGAAGTTTTCATCAATTACGCTTCCGGAAAGCAGGAAAGAAAAATAGTGGTTTTCCAAAATAAAAATGAGGCTGATACCAGTAATCGTGACGGCGTTTTGATCGGAGAATTTGAATTTTAG
- a CDS encoding DUF6150 family protein — protein MKSIFIFFLIVFGIQLKAQKVFSTEYSSQADVKVFVVEYESQADLKVYKVQYDSQAGDNNGKWFFTQYASQSKKKIFFVDYESQADLKIFFVQYDSQAGWRNDSKKYLLY, from the coding sequence ATGAAATCAATATTTATTTTTTTTCTTATCGTTTTTGGGATTCAGTTAAAAGCTCAGAAAGTTTTTTCAACAGAATATTCCAGTCAGGCAGATGTAAAAGTTTTTGTGGTTGAATATGAAAGTCAGGCCGATCTTAAAGTCTACAAAGTACAGTATGATAGCCAGGCAGGCGACAACAACGGAAAATGGTTTTTCACCCAATATGCAAGCCAGTCCAAAAAGAAAATATTCTTTGTTGATTATGAAAGCCAGGCTGATCTTAAAATCTTTTTTGTACAATACGACAGCCAGGCGGGATGGCGAAATGACAGTAAAAAATATTTATTGTACTAA
- a CDS encoding DUF4822 domain-containing protein translates to MITLKKLCYLFTAFILTATTVSCSNDDDQVIVEEQPTPSQVLSSTPWETTGAKDKNGQSVALDNPAVAGFVGFAYFNGDGKFAIYSLTNALRSMGTWSVTADGKTRTITALRPDGTTIFTRDVEILELNKNVFTYRIHTNTSDPSVYYDIIHTKTGHAEPSNGQRTLASTAWETTGAKDKDGNAMSLTDANVAGYVGYAYFRAGGTYAIYGLNNVLRNQGDWSISADGKTRTIVAKDPTSGAVIFTRDVEILELNSDKFTYRITPNASDPTVFYDIIHTKVTHLEP, encoded by the coding sequence ATGATTACACTAAAAAAATTATGTTATCTGTTCACTGCTTTCATCTTGACTGCGACCACAGTATCTTGTTCAAATGATGATGATCAGGTTATTGTTGAGGAACAACCGACTCCCTCACAAGTTTTATCTTCTACTCCATGGGAAACTACTGGCGCTAAAGACAAAAATGGACAATCTGTGGCATTAGACAATCCAGCAGTAGCCGGATTTGTTGGTTTCGCTTATTTTAATGGTGATGGAAAATTTGCTATCTACAGTTTAACTAATGCATTGAGATCAATGGGAACATGGTCTGTAACTGCGGACGGAAAGACAAGAACAATTACTGCTCTTCGTCCTGACGGAACAACGATCTTTACACGTGATGTAGAGATTCTTGAGCTGAACAAAAATGTTTTTACTTATAGAATTCACACAAATACGAGTGATCCGTCTGTTTATTATGACATTATCCACACAAAAACAGGTCATGCTGAGCCAAGTAATGGTCAGAGAACTTTAGCTTCTACAGCTTGGGAAACTACAGGAGCAAAAGATAAAGATGGAAATGCTATGAGCTTAACAGACGCTAATGTAGCAGGATATGTAGGATATGCTTACTTCAGAGCGGGTGGAACTTATGCTATTTATGGATTGAATAATGTACTGAGAAATCAGGGCGACTGGTCTATTTCTGCAGACGGAAAAACAAGAACTATTGTGGCAAAAGATCCAACCAGCGGAGCGGTTATTTTTACGCGTGATGTAGAAATTCTTGAATTAAACAGCGACAAATTCACCTACAGAATTACTCCGAATGCGAGTGATCCTACTGTATTTTATGATATTATCCACACGAAGGTAACCCATTTGGAACCTTAA
- a CDS encoding DUF4861 domain-containing protein, whose amino-acid sequence MFLNKIFLFGSICAIGCIGANSLYAQNSIQVKNTLEFSRNEIVSISLAQLKSFLNKNKESDLRIKDSNNKYLPIQWIDYDGDGKNDELLFQANIDAKKTNSYTIVADGKTPIPETKVSTYSRLVPERADDYTWENDKIAFRVYGPKGQQEALQGVKGSTLSSGVDIWLKRTDQPIINKWYKGYLTDPMFYHKDTRGEGYDPYQVGDSRGTGGIGIWVNDKLQISQNFVTSKTITEGPLRTVFELTYNPWSEFGVKETKRISLDIGSNFSKFESTFESENQVPNYTIGITLHKNEGKTKLNDKNGWYLHWEKIDDAFVGEGIVVDPKIVEKSVAFTSEIPDQSNLLVVTKPYKKLVYYAGFAWQKSKQIQTQKDWENILQRQSQIIANPLIIKIK is encoded by the coding sequence ATGTTTTTAAATAAAATTTTTCTTTTTGGATCAATATGCGCAATCGGTTGCATTGGTGCAAATTCTTTATATGCTCAAAACTCAATTCAGGTTAAAAATACATTGGAGTTTTCTAGAAATGAGATAGTTTCAATTTCTTTAGCTCAATTAAAATCATTTTTAAATAAAAACAAAGAGTCTGATCTTAGAATAAAAGACAGCAACAATAAATATCTTCCTATTCAGTGGATTGATTACGATGGAGACGGGAAAAATGATGAATTACTTTTTCAGGCAAATATTGATGCAAAAAAAACAAATTCTTATACAATCGTAGCTGACGGAAAAACTCCGATTCCTGAAACCAAAGTTTCTACATATTCAAGGCTGGTTCCGGAACGAGCAGACGATTATACTTGGGAAAATGACAAAATTGCTTTCAGAGTGTATGGTCCGAAAGGTCAGCAGGAAGCTTTGCAGGGAGTTAAAGGAAGCACACTTTCCAGTGGCGTTGATATTTGGCTGAAAAGAACAGATCAACCCATTATCAATAAATGGTACAAAGGCTATTTGACTGATCCTATGTTTTATCACAAAGACACAAGAGGTGAAGGTTACGATCCTTATCAGGTTGGAGACAGCCGGGGAACAGGCGGAATCGGGATTTGGGTAAATGACAAACTTCAGATCTCTCAAAATTTTGTAACTTCTAAAACCATTACGGAAGGTCCTTTGAGAACGGTTTTCGAATTAACTTACAATCCGTGGAGTGAATTTGGGGTTAAGGAAACAAAAAGAATTTCATTAGATATCGGCTCCAATTTCTCAAAGTTTGAATCTACTTTTGAATCTGAAAACCAAGTTCCAAATTACACAATCGGAATTACTTTGCATAAAAATGAAGGTAAAACAAAATTAAACGACAAAAACGGGTGGTATCTTCATTGGGAGAAAATTGATGATGCTTTTGTAGGAGAAGGTATTGTAGTAGATCCCAAAATTGTTGAAAAATCTGTTGCCTTTACATCTGAAATTCCGGATCAGAGTAATTTGTTGGTTGTAACAAAACCTTACAAAAAATTGGTGTATTATGCAGGATTTGCGTGGCAGAAAAGCAAGCAGATCCAAACGCAGAAAGATTGGGAGAATATCTTACAAAGACAATCTCAGATCATAGCGAATCCCTTGATTATAAAAATTAAATAA
- the pelA gene encoding pectate lyase produces MMKFKISVIAASFITATFSAQIKDTLAEKMLVYQLPNGGWGKQLDDKSVVDYYLPIDKNLLSKIKATGNDHATIDNNATSREINGLIKAYQTTKNQEYLKSAEKGIKYLLSMQYENGGFPQYYPNSGLYRKQVTYNDNAMINALTVLYNVAEGKNDFDVVDSSLKEKAKSAVEKGIQCILKTQVLQKGIPSIWADQYNEITLQPDKARAFEPISLATGESVNIVKFLMMQTATPEIQNSIKSAIKWFKDNKIEGYSYNVAKQNGKAVRTLAEDKNSVIWARFYDINNNKPLFGDRDGSVKYNYNDVSEERRNGYSWFGDAPDKLINKEFPKWVQKNNVMP; encoded by the coding sequence ATGATGAAATTTAAAATTTCTGTAATAGCAGCTTCTTTCATTACTGCTACGTTCTCAGCTCAGATAAAAGATACGTTAGCTGAAAAAATGTTGGTTTACCAGCTTCCGAACGGTGGTTGGGGAAAACAGCTTGATGATAAATCTGTGGTGGATTATTATTTACCCATCGATAAGAATCTTTTAAGTAAAATAAAAGCTACAGGAAACGATCATGCAACGATTGATAACAACGCAACTTCCAGAGAGATCAACGGGTTGATAAAAGCTTATCAAACCACAAAAAATCAGGAGTATCTAAAATCTGCCGAAAAGGGAATTAAATATCTTCTTTCCATGCAGTATGAGAATGGTGGTTTTCCTCAATATTATCCGAATTCCGGGCTGTACAGAAAACAGGTTACTTACAACGACAATGCGATGATCAATGCTTTGACGGTTTTATACAATGTTGCGGAAGGTAAAAATGATTTTGATGTTGTTGATTCAAGTTTAAAAGAAAAAGCAAAATCTGCTGTAGAAAAAGGAATTCAATGTATTTTGAAAACTCAGGTTTTACAGAAAGGAATTCCATCTATCTGGGCAGATCAATACAACGAAATTACCCTGCAGCCCGATAAAGCCAGAGCTTTTGAACCTATTTCTTTAGCAACTGGAGAGTCAGTAAATATTGTAAAGTTTTTAATGATGCAAACGGCAACTCCTGAAATTCAGAATTCAATTAAATCAGCTATAAAATGGTTTAAAGACAACAAAATTGAAGGCTACAGCTACAACGTTGCCAAACAAAACGGAAAAGCGGTAAGAACTTTAGCGGAAGATAAAAACTCCGTCATTTGGGCAAGATTTTATGATATTAATAACAATAAACCACTTTTCGGAGATCGCGACGGAAGCGTAAAATATAACTATAATGATGTTTCTGAAGAAAGAAGAAACGGCTACAGCTGGTTTGGTGATGCGCCAGATAAATTGATCAATAAAGAGTTTCCGAAATGGGTGCAGAAGAATAACGTGATGCCTTAG
- a CDS encoding polysaccharide lyase family 1 protein yields the protein MKTKIKVAFFMAALSSAFALTGCGQEDVKSELQEIPNAINIGSLETNAIVPLASCVAPGWASQNGGTTGGGTAAETTVTTYAQLKAAIENTAVKVIKVTGTITITTRLSLQDQTGKTIYGASGAKLVSTDQTASGSGIINIKRCNNIVVRNLIFEGPGAYDTDGWDNAILDDCRNVWIDHCEFRDGVDGNFDIKNKSDFVTVSYTKFHYLKAPKLGGSGGTDDHRFSNLIGSSDGATADAGKLNVTFVRCWWAPGCKERMPRVRFGKIHIINSYFNSSASNKCIAAGVQANIFVDRNVFENVKEPINLMSGFTAVTATGNTFTNVTGNTAGSGTAFTPPYTIPALSVSAVKADVTANAGATLGGNICNTL from the coding sequence ATGAAAACAAAAATCAAAGTTGCCTTCTTTATGGCAGCTCTAAGCTCAGCTTTTGCATTAACAGGCTGCGGGCAGGAAGATGTTAAAAGTGAATTGCAGGAAATTCCAAACGCTATTAATATAGGTTCATTGGAAACCAATGCCATTGTTCCTCTCGCAAGTTGCGTTGCTCCGGGATGGGCTTCCCAAAATGGCGGAACTACAGGAGGCGGAACTGCAGCAGAAACTACCGTGACGACTTATGCGCAGTTAAAAGCAGCGATCGAAAACACGGCGGTAAAAGTCATTAAAGTGACTGGAACCATCACCATTACAACACGTTTATCTCTTCAGGATCAGACCGGAAAAACAATTTATGGAGCAAGCGGTGCAAAATTGGTTTCTACAGACCAGACGGCAAGCGGTTCAGGAATTATCAATATTAAAAGATGTAATAATATCGTTGTTAGAAATTTAATTTTTGAAGGGCCGGGAGCTTATGACACAGACGGTTGGGACAATGCAATTTTAGATGATTGCAGAAATGTGTGGATCGACCATTGTGAGTTCAGAGATGGTGTTGACGGAAATTTTGATATTAAAAATAAATCAGACTTTGTTACAGTTTCTTACACGAAATTCCATTATCTGAAAGCTCCAAAACTTGGTGGTTCAGGAGGAACAGATGATCACAGATTCTCGAATTTGATCGGATCAAGCGATGGCGCAACTGCTGATGCAGGAAAGTTAAACGTAACTTTCGTTCGTTGCTGGTGGGCACCGGGATGTAAAGAGCGTATGCCAAGAGTGAGATTTGGAAAAATACATATCATCAACAGTTATTTTAACAGCTCTGCAAGTAACAAATGTATCGCAGCAGGAGTTCAGGCCAACATTTTCGTCGACAGAAATGTTTTTGAAAACGTGAAAGAACCTATCAATTTAATGAGCGGATTCACAGCGGTAACTGCTACTGGAAATACATTCACGAATGTAACAGGAAATACAGCAGGAAGCGGAACAGCATTTACCCCGCCATATACAATTCCGGCTTTATCGGTTTCTGCGGTAAAAGCGGACGTTACAGCCAATGCAGGCGCAACTTTAGGAGGCAATATTTGCAATACGTTATAA